A genomic region of Limimonas halophila contains the following coding sequences:
- a CDS encoding CBS domain-containing protein produces the protein MRVHDILERKGRHVTTVAPETSVLEVAGILRRQGIGAVVVAAPDGRIAGILSERDLVHALGDDGAALSGRTARELMTERVTTCSPRDDVNDVLRTMTEGRFRHVPVVEDGALSAIVSIGDIVKARIEDLEHEKNALHSYVLGG, from the coding sequence ATGCGGGTTCACGACATCCTGGAGCGAAAGGGCCGCCACGTAACCACCGTGGCGCCGGAGACGTCCGTGCTGGAGGTGGCGGGTATCCTGCGCCGCCAAGGCATCGGGGCGGTGGTGGTCGCCGCGCCGGATGGGCGCATCGCCGGCATCCTGTCCGAGCGCGACCTCGTGCACGCGCTGGGCGACGACGGCGCGGCGCTGAGCGGCCGGACCGCGCGCGAGCTGATGACCGAGCGCGTCACCACCTGCTCGCCGCGCGACGACGTGAACGACGTCCTGCGCACGATGACCGAGGGGCGCTTCCGCCACGTCCCCGTCGTCGAGGACGGGGCGCTCAGCGCCATCGTCTCCATCGGCGACATCGTGAAGGCGCGCATCGAGGATCTGGAGCACGAAAAGAACGCGCTGCACAGCTACGTTCTGGGCGGGTGA
- the folE gene encoding GTP cyclohydrolase I, whose translation MWYGARDETGMGAAMAPRDAGSANGGQPDEGEAEAAVHTLLSHLGGAPDARTAPRVLDAFRTLFGGYGEDPTAFLERTFAETDGYDEMIVLNGVTFVSHSADDMLPIVGTAHIGYIPQRRVVGVSKLARVVDILARRLQHQERLTVEIADTIQAVLQPHGVAVVLRARHHGTGVRPAAQDTSDVVTSRMLGSFRSDQATRRQFQAVTGLTGG comes from the coding sequence ATGTGGTACGGGGCACGCGACGAAACGGGCATGGGGGCGGCGATGGCTCCGCGGGACGCAGGGTCCGCGAACGGCGGGCAACCGGACGAAGGCGAGGCCGAGGCGGCGGTGCACACCCTGCTGAGCCATCTGGGCGGCGCGCCCGATGCGCGCACGGCCCCGCGCGTGCTGGACGCCTTCCGCACGCTCTTCGGCGGCTACGGCGAGGACCCGACGGCGTTTCTGGAACGCACCTTCGCCGAAACCGACGGCTACGACGAGATGATCGTCCTCAACGGCGTGACCTTCGTCAGCCACAGCGCCGACGACATGCTGCCCATCGTGGGCACGGCGCACATCGGCTACATCCCGCAGCGCCGCGTCGTGGGCGTGAGCAAGCTGGCGCGCGTGGTGGACATCCTGGCCCGCCGCCTCCAGCACCAGGAGCGCCTGACCGTCGAGATCGCCGACACCATCCAGGCGGTGCTCCAGCCCCACGGCGTCGCCGTGGTCCTGCGCGCGCGGCACCACGGCACCGGCGTCCGCCCGGCCGCGCAGGACACCAGCGACGTGGTCACCAGCCGCATGCTCGGCAGCTTCCGCAGCGACCAAGCGACGCGGCGGCAGTTCCAGGCCGTCACGGGCCTCACCGGCGGCTGA
- a CDS encoding AMP-binding protein, whose product MSDTATLQARLGHLAAGGDRPAILAFGAEGAATVTYAELAHRAGRIAGGLRAHGIAPGHYVGIHAPNSPDWIAARIAVLLAGAVAVSLDNDLTAEQLGHQLADAQARAILTVRGHLDMLAAAGAADTPVWLFDAAPDDPRAISNLDGEPPPLPDPSGDDTATLFYTSGTTGRPKGVPLTHRNITSNLDALLAQNLLGAGDRVLLPLPLHHSYPFIVGMLMPLVTGATIVLPRDVSGPEIRRALSEGEVAIVVGVPRLYQALANGLTQRLREGGASERVLYRVLRLSASLRRRFGVRWGRTLLWPLHKRLAPKLRLMASGGAKLDADTAWTLEGFGWMVLSGYGLVETASISTFNPPGRARLGSAGLPAPGVRVTIAGPDAEGTGEVRIQGPNVFPGYLNRPDANAEAFDAEGAFRTGDLGRFDADGYLHIVGRAKEMIVLPDGKNIAPETVERVYAQSPYIHEIAVLEDDGRLVGLIVPDLTAVPGAGANIGDVIRVSLQELGAKLPPHERLSDWAITREELPRTHLGKYRRHLLPPILARAQRGERTAATEPTSDADRALLAEPTVKRVFDWLDARFPNHSVGLNTSPQLDLGVDSLAWVEMGFELEEKFGVALSEEAVAQAVTVRELLQTVRDAAPAREGGRRREAAREAERWLHPQSRGERIAAALAHGTLKALCGGLFRLRVEGPERLPASGPAILAPNHVSDLDAFVFTAALPGRLRGHLAWGADRDRLFGTRLRRTAARLAGLFPVDDRAPGASLAAAEAALNQNRILVWFPEEWRSPDGRLQPFRPGVGRLLQDRDIPVVPCAILGTFAAMPRGARLPKPTAVTVRFGEPVSAATLAAEAGSRDPDALATALRERVAALLPGERG is encoded by the coding sequence ATGAGCGACACGGCCACGCTGCAAGCGCGCCTCGGCCATCTGGCGGCGGGCGGCGACCGCCCCGCGATCCTGGCGTTCGGGGCCGAGGGCGCGGCCACCGTTACTTACGCGGAGCTAGCGCACAGGGCCGGGCGCATCGCCGGCGGCCTGCGGGCGCACGGCATCGCGCCGGGGCACTACGTGGGCATCCACGCGCCCAACAGCCCGGACTGGATCGCGGCCCGCATCGCGGTTCTGCTGGCGGGGGCGGTCGCCGTCTCCCTGGACAACGACCTGACAGCCGAGCAGCTCGGCCACCAGCTCGCGGACGCGCAAGCGCGCGCCATCCTGACGGTGCGCGGGCACCTGGACATGCTGGCCGCGGCCGGCGCCGCGGACACGCCGGTCTGGCTGTTCGACGCCGCGCCGGACGACCCGCGGGCCATCTCGAACCTGGACGGCGAGCCGCCGCCCCTGCCCGACCCGAGCGGCGACGACACCGCGACGCTCTTCTACACCTCGGGCACCACCGGGCGGCCCAAGGGCGTGCCGCTGACCCACCGCAACATCACCAGCAACCTGGACGCCCTGCTCGCCCAGAACCTCTTGGGGGCGGGCGACCGCGTGCTGCTGCCGCTCCCGCTCCACCACTCCTACCCCTTCATCGTCGGCATGCTGATGCCGCTGGTCACGGGCGCGACGATCGTGCTGCCCCGCGACGTCAGCGGCCCGGAGATCCGGCGCGCGCTCAGCGAGGGCGAGGTGGCGATCGTCGTGGGTGTGCCGCGGCTGTATCAGGCGCTGGCGAACGGCCTGACGCAGCGCCTGCGCGAGGGCGGCGCAAGCGAGCGCGTGCTCTACCGCGTGCTGCGCCTGTCGGCCTCGCTGCGGCGGCGGTTCGGGGTGCGCTGGGGGCGGACGCTGCTGTGGCCGCTGCACAAGCGCCTGGCGCCAAAGCTGCGGCTCATGGCCTCGGGCGGGGCCAAACTCGACGCCGACACGGCGTGGACGCTGGAAGGCTTCGGCTGGATGGTGCTCTCCGGCTACGGGCTGGTGGAGACGGCCTCGATCTCCACCTTCAACCCGCCCGGCCGCGCGCGCCTTGGCAGCGCCGGCCTGCCCGCGCCCGGCGTGCGCGTCACCATCGCCGGGCCGGACGCCGAGGGCACGGGCGAGGTCCGCATCCAGGGGCCCAACGTCTTTCCGGGCTATTTGAACCGCCCCGACGCCAACGCCGAGGCCTTCGACGCGGAAGGCGCCTTCCGCACCGGCGATCTGGGCCGCTTCGACGCCGACGGCTACCTGCACATCGTCGGGCGGGCGAAGGAGATGATCGTCCTGCCCGACGGCAAGAACATCGCGCCCGAAACGGTCGAGCGGGTCTACGCGCAGAGCCCCTACATCCACGAAATCGCCGTGCTGGAGGACGACGGGCGGCTCGTGGGCCTGATCGTGCCGGACCTGACCGCCGTGCCGGGCGCGGGCGCCAACATCGGCGACGTCATCCGTGTGTCCCTGCAGGAACTGGGCGCCAAGCTGCCGCCGCACGAGCGGCTGAGCGACTGGGCGATCACGCGCGAGGAACTGCCGCGCACGCACCTGGGCAAGTACCGCCGCCACCTGCTGCCGCCCATCCTGGCGCGCGCCCAGCGCGGCGAGCGCACGGCCGCCACCGAGCCCACCAGCGACGCCGACCGGGCGCTGCTCGCCGAGCCGACGGTGAAGCGGGTGTTCGACTGGCTGGACGCGCGCTTTCCCAACCACAGCGTGGGCCTGAACACCAGCCCGCAACTCGACCTGGGCGTGGACTCCCTCGCCTGGGTCGAAATGGGCTTCGAGCTGGAGGAAAAGTTCGGCGTCGCACTGTCCGAGGAAGCCGTGGCCCAGGCCGTGACCGTGCGCGAGCTGTTGCAAACCGTGCGCGACGCCGCGCCCGCGCGGGAGGGCGGCCGGCGCCGCGAGGCCGCGCGGGAGGCCGAGCGCTGGCTACACCCGCAATCGCGCGGGGAACGCATCGCCGCGGCCCTGGCGCACGGCACGTTGAAAGCACTGTGCGGCGGGCTGTTCCGGCTGCGCGTCGAGGGCCCGGAGCGGCTGCCGGCATCGGGGCCGGCGATCCTGGCGCCCAACCATGTCAGCGATCTGGACGCCTTCGTCTTCACCGCCGCGCTGCCGGGGCGGCTTCGCGGGCACCTGGCCTGGGGCGCGGATCGCGACCGCCTCTTCGGCACGCGCCTGCGCCGCACGGCGGCGCGGCTGGCCGGCCTCTTCCCGGTGGACGACCGCGCGCCCGGCGCCAGCCTCGCCGCCGCGGAGGCGGCGCTGAACCAAAACCGCATCCTGGTCTGGTTCCCGGAGGAATGGCGCTCGCCCGACGGCCGGCTCCAGCCCTTCCGGCCCGGCGTGGGCCGGCTGCTTCAGGACCGCGACATCCCGGTCGTCCCGTGCGCGATTTTGGGCACCTTCGCCGCCATGCCGCGCGGCGCGCGGTTGCCCAAGCCCACGGCCGTCACCGTGCGCTTCGGCGAGCCGGTATCAGCCGCCACGCTCGCCGCCGAGGCCGGCAGCCGCGACCCGGACGCCCTGGCCACGGCCCTGCGGGAGCGCGTGGCGGCGCTGTTGCCGGGCGAGCGCGGGTAG
- a CDS encoding exopolysaccharide biosynthesis protein, translating to MAHHWLYPLTPTTADLVAAFPDIFTDSRVRLVDVLAALGERGLASALLVLAAPQLLPTPLGLSNIVAVPAVLVTVQMAFGRGTLWLPRWLLNRVFPRERVLATCRKLIPILRAIEILVQPRLAAVWSSAGVRFVGVFAFAISLISVFPLPFSGWLPAISLILIAAGLLERDGLVVIAGVLVGMAAVGVFVGVLAGLVEVGKAVAA from the coding sequence GTGGCCCATCACTGGCTCTACCCGCTCACGCCCACGACGGCCGACCTCGTCGCCGCGTTTCCGGACATCTTCACGGACTCGCGTGTGCGGCTGGTGGACGTGCTCGCGGCCCTGGGGGAGCGGGGCCTGGCCTCGGCGCTGCTGGTGCTGGCCGCGCCGCAACTGCTGCCGACGCCGCTGGGGCTGTCCAACATCGTCGCCGTGCCGGCCGTGCTGGTGACGGTGCAGATGGCCTTCGGGCGCGGCACGCTGTGGCTGCCGCGCTGGCTGCTCAACCGCGTGTTCCCGCGCGAGCGCGTGCTCGCCACCTGTCGCAAGCTCATCCCCATCCTGCGCGCCATCGAGATCCTGGTGCAGCCGCGCCTGGCCGCGGTCTGGTCGTCGGCGGGGGTGCGCTTCGTCGGCGTTTTCGCCTTCGCCATTTCGCTGATCTCGGTGTTTCCCCTGCCCTTCAGCGGCTGGCTGCCGGCGATCTCGCTTATCCTGATCGCAGCGGGGCTGCTGGAACGCGACGGACTGGTGGTCATCGCGGGCGTGCTGGTCGGCATGGCGGCGGTGGGCGTCTTCGTCGGCGTGCTCGCGGGGCTGGTCGAGGTCGGCAAGGCGGTTGCGGCGTGA
- a CDS encoding nicotinamidase has product MTADPHRDLTQGDAVVAVDVQNDFCPGGALEVPEGDRVVDTLNTWMAAARDAGAHVYASRDWHPRDHISFQPQGGPWPVHCVQDTTGAAFHPYLRLPEDTIVVTKGTRFDKDQYSAFDETGFAEELKRHGIERLWIGGLAEDVCVRATALDAAKHGFTVHVLTEATRAISAESREKTEAELKDAGVLVL; this is encoded by the coding sequence ATGACCGCAGACCCGCACCGCGACCTGACCCAGGGCGACGCCGTCGTCGCCGTCGACGTGCAGAACGATTTCTGCCCCGGCGGCGCGCTTGAGGTGCCCGAGGGCGACCGGGTCGTGGACACGCTCAACACCTGGATGGCGGCGGCGCGCGACGCCGGCGCGCACGTCTACGCCTCGCGCGACTGGCACCCGCGCGACCACATCAGCTTTCAGCCCCAGGGCGGGCCGTGGCCGGTGCACTGCGTGCAGGACACCACGGGCGCCGCCTTTCATCCCTATCTGCGCCTGCCCGAGGACACCATCGTCGTCACCAAGGGCACGCGCTTCGACAAGGATCAGTACAGCGCCTTCGACGAAACCGGCTTCGCCGAGGAGCTGAAGCGCCACGGCATCGAGCGCCTGTGGATCGGCGGCCTGGCCGAGGATGTCTGCGTGCGCGCCACCGCGCTCGACGCCGCGAAGCACGGCTTCACCGTCCACGTCCTCACCGAAGCCACGCGTGCCATCAGCGCCGAGAGCCGCGAGAAGACCGAGGCCGAGCTGAAGGACGCGGGCGTGCTGGTGTTGTAA
- a CDS encoding MlaD family protein, giving the protein MRSNRINYIAVGLFVVIVVAAFVAFFAVLSGSTTPRETYFTEYDNVGGVRAGTAVQFQGYRIGEVTAIEPRKRAGRIRFRVEMALERDFPIPRDSTATIATSSLLGGVNIQIRGGDAGETLPPGARIEPGASADLFTAVSNVASQINQLSAGGLEPLLSRVRGAARALSTATEGNAPRIAENLKTATRALAEDGPAIARELRALSRRMNREMLDAETSGDVTRGLDDLAAASEKLNADVLSGENRERIRRSLANLRTFSARFTTLASELRATQAELNTLATNLNDQVEANGDAVRSSVRDLQHTLDTIARHIDAITNNLEGTSRNMNEFTRQIRRDPSLLLRGREGPGAER; this is encoded by the coding sequence ATGCGCAGCAACCGCATCAATTACATCGCCGTCGGGCTGTTCGTCGTGATCGTGGTCGCGGCGTTCGTGGCCTTCTTCGCCGTGCTCAGCGGCAGCACGACGCCCCGGGAAACCTACTTCACGGAATACGACAACGTGGGCGGTGTGCGCGCCGGGACGGCCGTGCAGTTCCAGGGCTACCGCATCGGCGAGGTTACGGCGATCGAGCCGCGCAAGCGGGCGGGCCGGATCCGCTTCCGCGTGGAGATGGCGCTGGAGAGGGACTTTCCCATCCCCCGCGACAGCACGGCGACGATCGCCACATCCAGCCTGCTCGGCGGGGTGAACATCCAGATCCGGGGCGGCGACGCCGGGGAGACCCTGCCGCCGGGGGCGCGCATCGAGCCCGGCGCGTCCGCCGACCTCTTCACGGCCGTCTCCAACGTCGCCTCGCAGATCAACCAGCTCAGCGCGGGCGGGCTGGAACCGCTGCTGAGCCGGGTGCGGGGGGCCGCCAGGGCGCTGAGCACCGCCACCGAGGGCAACGCGCCCCGGATCGCGGAAAACCTGAAAACCGCGACACGGGCGCTGGCCGAGGACGGGCCCGCGATCGCCCGCGAGCTGCGCGCGCTCTCCCGGCGCATGAACCGCGAGATGCTGGACGCGGAGACGTCCGGCGACGTCACGCGCGGGCTGGACGACCTCGCCGCCGCCAGCGAGAAGCTGAACGCCGACGTGCTCAGCGGCGAAAACCGCGAGCGCATCCGCCGGAGCCTGGCCAACCTTCGGACCTTCTCGGCGCGCTTTACCACCTTGGCCAGCGAGCTTCGCGCGACGCAGGCCGAGCTCAACACCCTGGCGACCAACCTCAACGACCAGGTGGAGGCGAACGGCGATGCCGTGCGGTCGAGTGTGCGCGATCTCCAGCACACCCTGGACACGATCGCCCGCCACATCGACGCGATCACCAACAACCTGGAAGGCACCAGCCGGAACATGAACGAGTTCACCCGCCAGATCCGCCGCGACCCCTCCCTGCTGTTGCGGGGCCGCGAGGGGCCGGGGGCCGAGCGATGA
- a CDS encoding ABC transporter ATP-binding protein, protein MTDRAPHTTPLPVADAPVISVEHLTTHYGEMRVLNDVSLSVRPGEVMVIMGASGSGKSTLLYHLLGLLPPTSGTVRILDNDIAELSQPDLTKLRCRMGVAFQGGALFSSMTVGENIMLPLQEHTDLDEATMRIMVRMKMEVVNLAGAEERMPAQLSGGMTKRAALARAIAMDPSILFCDEPSAGLDPIVASAIDRLILDLRAAFGMTVVVVTHELESAFAIADRICVIDRGEVLIVDTVDNVRACPDRRVQDLLNRRVQVPEIDPDAYLERLTGDLL, encoded by the coding sequence ATGACGGACCGTGCCCCGCATACCACCCCGCTCCCCGTTGCGGACGCCCCCGTCATCTCGGTGGAGCACCTGACCACGCACTACGGCGAGATGCGCGTGCTCAACGACGTGAGCCTGAGCGTGCGCCCCGGCGAGGTCATGGTGATCATGGGCGCTTCGGGCAGCGGCAAGTCGACGCTGCTCTACCACCTGCTCGGCCTGCTGCCGCCCACCTCGGGCACGGTTCGGATCCTCGACAACGACATCGCGGAGCTTTCGCAGCCGGACTTGACCAAGCTGCGCTGCCGCATGGGCGTCGCCTTCCAGGGCGGCGCGCTGTTTTCGTCCATGACGGTGGGCGAGAACATCATGCTGCCCTTACAGGAACACACCGACCTAGACGAAGCCACGATGCGGATCATGGTCCGCATGAAGATGGAGGTGGTGAACCTCGCCGGCGCGGAAGAGCGCATGCCCGCCCAGCTTTCGGGCGGCATGACCAAACGCGCCGCGCTCGCGCGGGCGATCGCGATGGACCCCTCGATCCTCTTCTGCGACGAGCCCTCCGCAGGGCTGGACCCGATCGTCGCCTCGGCGATCGACCGGCTCATCCTGGATCTGCGCGCGGCGTTCGGCATGACGGTCGTTGTCGTCACCCACGAACTGGAGTCAGCCTTCGCGATTGCGGACCGTATCTGCGTCATCGACCGTGGGGAGGTGCTGATCGTGGACACCGTCGACAACGTCCGGGCATGCCCGGACCGGCGCGTGCAGGATCTGCTGAACCGCCGCGTCCAGGTGCCCGAGATCGACCCGGACGCCTATCTGGAACGGCTCACCGGCGACCTCCTGTAA
- a CDS encoding MlaE family ABC transporter permease, translating to MSTPSSDTPAGPLERIGRGTAARLAEIGYAATLLAESVMWLVMGAFRRQPVHVSQIVRQGMEIGVLALPIVTILSVAIGIMLAIQGIHSLRAFGAEARVTTGIALSVFREFGPLITAVLVAGRSGSALTARIGTMRISQEIDALRVMGIAPVRYLVSPALVAMLVMVPLLTFWSEMMAVAGAGLFVVAELDMTMPTYLDRVLLATRVDDVFHGLGKSVIFAVLITLVGVVNGASVTGGAEGVGRATTRSVVQAISVIVFTDMVFAFILTR from the coding sequence GTGAGCACGCCGAGCAGCGATACGCCGGCCGGTCCGCTGGAACGCATCGGCCGCGGCACGGCCGCGCGGCTGGCGGAGATCGGCTACGCCGCAACGCTCCTGGCGGAAAGCGTGATGTGGCTGGTGATGGGTGCCTTCCGCCGCCAGCCCGTCCATGTCAGCCAGATCGTGCGCCAGGGCATGGAGATCGGCGTGCTGGCCCTGCCGATCGTCACCATCCTGTCGGTGGCGATCGGCATCATGCTCGCGATCCAGGGCATTCACTCCCTGCGCGCGTTCGGGGCGGAGGCGCGCGTCACCACGGGCATCGCGCTCTCGGTCTTCCGCGAGTTCGGGCCGCTGATCACGGCCGTGCTGGTCGCGGGGCGCTCGGGGTCGGCGCTGACGGCGCGCATCGGCACGATGCGCATCAGCCAGGAAATCGACGCGCTACGGGTCATGGGCATCGCCCCCGTGCGCTACCTGGTAAGCCCGGCGCTGGTGGCAATGCTGGTGATGGTGCCGCTGCTCACCTTCTGGTCGGAGATGATGGCGGTGGCCGGCGCAGGCCTTTTCGTCGTGGCCGAGCTGGACATGACGATGCCGACCTACCTCGACCGGGTGTTGCTGGCGACACGCGTGGACGACGTGTTTCACGGGCTGGGCAAGAGCGTGATCTTCGCCGTGCTCATCACGCTCGTGGGCGTCGTGAACGGTGCCTCGGTCACCGGCGGCGCTGAGGGCGTCGGCCGCGCAACCACGCGCTCGGTGGTGCAGGCGATCAGTGTGATCGTCTTCACCGACATGGTGTTCGCCTTCATCCTGACGCGGTGA
- a CDS encoding ABC-type transport auxiliary lipoprotein family protein, whose protein sequence is MRARFTLLALAAVLGLGGCVADPAPYDRYYPLTIGDAGRRYGQPLLAGTVEVTNLAAAGLTGDQAILYADGGGPALQQYSYHYWLEPPTVQVRDAVVTALRQSGAAERVITPETRSDARYRITGRLLELRHHRAGADSAVTVGVDLAVVRARDRTTLHVGTYSAREAVGSTDVGAAVEAAQKALTRITGRFLDDLAEAVRAQRRE, encoded by the coding sequence ATGCGCGCGCGGTTCACCCTTCTCGCGCTGGCCGCGGTCCTGGGGCTGGGCGGCTGCGTGGCGGACCCGGCCCCCTACGACCGCTACTATCCGCTCACGATCGGGGACGCGGGCCGGCGCTACGGCCAGCCGCTTCTGGCAGGAACGGTGGAAGTTACGAACCTCGCCGCCGCCGGGCTGACGGGGGATCAGGCCATCCTCTACGCCGACGGCGGCGGGCCGGCGCTACAGCAGTACAGCTATCACTACTGGCTGGAGCCCCCGACAGTCCAGGTGCGTGACGCCGTCGTCACCGCCCTGCGGCAGTCGGGCGCCGCCGAACGCGTCATCACGCCGGAGACGCGCAGCGACGCCCGCTACCGCATCACCGGCCGGCTGCTGGAATTGCGCCACCACCGCGCCGGGGCGGACTCGGCCGTGACCGTGGGGGTGGACCTGGCAGTCGTGCGCGCCCGCGACCGGACCACGCTGCACGTGGGAACCTACAGCGCACGCGAGGCGGTCGGCTCGACGGACGTCGGCGCCGCGGTCGAGGCCGCACAAAAGGCTCTCACCCGGATCACCGGGCGTTTTCTGGACGATCTGGCCGAGGCCGTCCGCGCCCAACGGCGCGAATGA
- a CDS encoding NfeD family protein: MWFRALWVVALLAGLALQAVPAAEDSASGADPPPRATVLTVDGPIGPASAGYIRDGIDEAAENGASIVVLRLNTPGGLSTSMRSIIDKILAAPIPVATYVAPRGARAASAGTYILYASHVAAMAPGTTLGAATPVQMGGGSSPMPGGGGGENPGGGNGEDPAKEDGQQGEEGEQTDETAPSDGDAKRAKAVNDAVAYIRALADLRGRNADWGEKAVREAATLTSDKAVEQNVADLLATDVADLLAKIDGRTIEVGKQDVTLATKDAQVTEKPMDWRDKLLATITDPNVAFIFMMVGVYGLIFELSNPGAIVPGVLGVICLLIGLYALNVLPVSYAGLALILVGIAFMVGEAFAPSFGALGLGGIAAFALGATMLFETDSPYFELSYWTVAGVTATTGLILVLLIGYLARAQTRPLATGRETIVGTLARVDEWSAGHGRVVISGEYWNARGPADLEAGQQVRVTAAEGLTLTVEPAPPTQQPGEAPWQPTS; the protein is encoded by the coding sequence ATGTGGTTTCGCGCGCTCTGGGTCGTCGCTCTTCTGGCCGGTCTGGCGCTGCAGGCGGTGCCTGCGGCCGAGGACTCCGCGTCCGGCGCCGACCCGCCGCCGCGCGCCACGGTCCTCACCGTCGACGGCCCGATCGGCCCGGCCTCCGCCGGCTACATCCGCGACGGCATCGACGAGGCCGCCGAAAACGGGGCCAGCATCGTGGTGCTGCGGCTGAACACGCCGGGCGGGCTCAGCACCAGCATGCGGTCCATCATCGACAAGATCCTGGCCGCCCCCATTCCGGTTGCGACCTACGTGGCACCGCGCGGGGCACGCGCGGCTAGCGCCGGAACCTACATCCTCTACGCCAGCCACGTCGCGGCGATGGCGCCGGGAACCACGCTCGGCGCGGCCACGCCCGTCCAGATGGGCGGCGGTTCCTCGCCCATGCCCGGCGGCGGTGGCGGCGAGAACCCCGGCGGCGGGAACGGGGAAGACCCCGCGAAGGAGGACGGCCAGCAGGGCGAGGAGGGCGAGCAGACGGACGAGACCGCCCCGAGCGACGGCGACGCCAAGCGCGCCAAGGCGGTCAACGACGCCGTGGCCTACATCCGCGCCCTGGCGGACCTGCGTGGGCGAAACGCGGACTGGGGCGAAAAGGCCGTGCGCGAGGCGGCGACGCTGACCTCCGACAAGGCCGTGGAGCAGAACGTCGCGGACCTGCTCGCCACGGACGTCGCGGACCTGCTCGCCAAGATCGACGGCCGAACGATCGAGGTGGGCAAGCAGGACGTGACGCTGGCCACAAAGGACGCGCAGGTCACGGAAAAGCCGATGGACTGGCGGGACAAGCTGCTCGCCACGATCACGGACCCGAACGTGGCCTTCATCTTCATGATGGTGGGCGTCTACGGCCTGATCTTCGAGCTGTCGAACCCCGGCGCCATCGTGCCCGGCGTGCTGGGCGTGATCTGCCTGCTGATCGGGCTCTACGCGCTCAACGTCCTGCCGGTGAGCTACGCGGGGCTGGCGCTCATCCTGGTCGGCATCGCCTTCATGGTGGGCGAAGCCTTCGCGCCCTCGTTCGGCGCGCTCGGCCTGGGCGGGATCGCCGCGTTCGCGCTCGGCGCCACGATGCTGTTCGAGACGGACTCGCCCTACTTCGAGCTGTCCTACTGGACGGTCGCGGGGGTCACCGCGACGACCGGCCTCATCCTCGTGCTGCTGATCGGCTACCTCGCCCGCGCCCAGACGCGCCCCTTGGCGACGGGCCGCGAAACGATCGTGGGCACGCTCGCCCGGGTGGACGAATGGTCCGCCGGGCACGGGCGTGTCGTGATCTCGGGGGAGTACTGGAACGCGCGCGGCCCCGCCGACCTCGAAGCGGGCCAACAGGTCCGCGTCACGGCGGCCGAGGGCCTCACCCTCACGGTCGAACCGGCCCCGCCCACGCAACAGCCCGGAGAAGCGCCATGGCAACCAACGTCGTGA
- a CDS encoding slipin family protein produces the protein MATNVVIFAVIAALVIAFLASAINILREYERGVVFTLGRFTGVKGPGFLIIIPVIQQMVRVDLRTITQDVPSQDVISQDNVSVKVNAVIYFRVIEPRNAIIEVENFQRATSELAQTTLRSVLGKHELDEMLSERDKLNRDIQEILDAQTDKWGIKVANVEIKHVDLDDSMIRAIAKQAEAERERRARVINAEGEQQAAQKLVEAAEKLGEQPNAMQLRYLSSLQDIAGDKTSTIVFPFPMEFIKGLTSGFGGSSAR, from the coding sequence ATGGCAACCAACGTCGTGATCTTTGCGGTGATCGCCGCGCTGGTGATCGCCTTCCTCGCCTCCGCCATCAACATCCTGCGCGAGTACGAGCGCGGCGTGGTCTTCACGCTCGGCCGGTTCACCGGGGTGAAGGGACCGGGCTTTCTGATCATCATCCCCGTCATCCAGCAGATGGTGCGCGTGGATCTGCGCACGATCACCCAGGACGTGCCCAGCCAGGACGTCATCAGCCAGGACAACGTCTCGGTGAAGGTGAACGCGGTCATTTACTTCCGCGTCATCGAGCCGCGCAACGCCATCATCGAGGTGGAGAACTTCCAGCGCGCCACCAGCGAGCTGGCGCAGACCACCCTGCGCTCCGTGCTCGGCAAGCACGAACTGGACGAGATGCTGTCCGAGCGCGACAAGCTCAACCGCGACATTCAGGAAATCCTGGACGCACAGACGGACAAGTGGGGCATCAAGGTCGCCAACGTGGAGATCAAGCACGTCGACCTGGACGACTCCATGATCCGCGCCATCGCCAAGCAGGCCGAGGCCGAGCGCGAGCGCCGCGCCCGCGTCATCAACGCCGAGGGCGAACAGCAGGCCGCGCAAAAGCTGGTGGAGGCCGCGGAAAAGCTGGGCGAGCAGCCCAACGCCATGCAGCTGCGCTACCTCTCCTCGCTGCAGGACATCGCGGGCGACAAGACCTCCACGATCGTCTTCCCCTTCCCCATGGAGTTCATCAAGGGCCTGACCAGCGGCTTCGGCGGCTCCTCCGCGCGGTAG